One stretch of Plasmodium yoelii strain 17X genome assembly, chromosome: 5 DNA includes these proteins:
- a CDS encoding PIR protein produces MNKQVCKTLHEVKEWFFNESGSNGDYQLINVEHLKKNCISKCDSNFDKIDAVCLYLLDQFYKHEGLLPSPSKSNPNIVDIIFIWLSYMLNMDKTINYDGIKYFYENYITKRSIYKDYINGLTDYDNYKDLIDKRKGFLDMDKNIVSKFYEALISLCKLYNELGDENKNCKNYLDDNNEFIEKYNNLNEDTSINKNSYYSEILSTLLNDYNDFKRECKDILSSSSEETKQNPRLIPGQDSGQYSGLYLGLDSEQESESSSEVTSSSSSIVSKLIPVLLILGAIPIFLGIAYKYSLFGFRKRVQKHLREKLKK; encoded by the exons taagcaagtg TGTAAAACGTTACATGAAGTAAAGGAATGGTTTTTTAATGAATCGGGCAGTAATGGTGATTATCAACTTATAAATGTTGAACATCTCAAAAAGAATTGTATTAGTAAATGTGATAGTAATTTCGATAAAATTGATGCtgtatgtttatatttgttggatCAATTCTATAAGCATGAGGGTTTGCTACCCTCTCCTTCAAAAAGTAACCCCAATATTGTtgatatcatttttatatggttaagttatatgttaaacatGGATAAAACTATTAATTACGACGGTATAAagtatttttatgaaaattacATAACGAAACGTAGTATATATAAGGATTATATAAATGGGTTaactgattatgataattataaggatcttatagataaaaGAAAGGGTTTTTTGGATatggataaaaatattgtatctaaattttatgaagcaTTAATATCATTATGTAAATTGTATAATGAACTTggtgatgaaaataaaaattgcaaGAATTATTtggatgataataatgaatttattgaaaaatataataatcttAATGAAGATACtagtattaataaaaatagttattATAGTGAAATATTGTCTACTTtattaaatgattataatgaTTTTAAAAGGGAATGTAAAGATATTTTATCCTCTTCATCAGAagaaacaaaacaaaatCCTAGACTAATTCCTGGACAAGATTCTGGACAATATTCTGGACTATATTTGGGACTAGATTCTGAACAAGAATCTGAATCGAGTTCTGAAgttacatcatcaagttcatCGATAGTaagcaaattaattccagttTTATTGATACTTGGTGCAATACCAATTTTTTTGGGAAttgcttataag tattcattatttggatttcggaaaagagttcaaaaacatttaagagaaaagctaaaaaaataa